ATGGTGAACTATCAATGGTTTTTGCTATGGCATGAATCCATGTGTTCAACCGATGCttgttttatgaaatataatctTTTACAGTTATCCCAGTTGCTTTTAACTGCAGCTGCTCAACTCTCATTGCCATGAACATTTATTTCTGGATTTCTTTTTGGCAATTAATTAGATTCATGAGAACCAATTTATGTGGGGAGGACTTTGGAACATCTTCATGAGTGGTGTTGTTGGGTATGATGCCACATTACAGTTGGCTCCTGGAGATGTGATCTTAGAAATCAATTGTAGATAGAATGTCCTCAAGGTTTCCTTAAAATGCTTAATGCCCTTCTGATTTTTAATCCCCCAACCAAAAAGAGACTAAACGAGAAAGCTAAAGGAAGAAGAATAGCTTTCTACAGTATGGAACCGTTTCTGAGCACAGGAAATGCAAAGCAGTAACCTTTTGTTTCGTTTACAGTAGATTCTTAGGGGCCAACTCTAGAAACGCCGACAAATCACTCGCTCCATAACACCAAATCAAATATTCCATTCTGCTTCAACCTGCGTTCTATGCTGCAATTTTTCCACAGTACCACTTGGTTTCTGAAGAACGAGGTCGTCCATGAGTGAGGAACTGCAGAATGTTTTTGGCAATAGGGTGAGAAGTACCTATTTCTTTCCTTGCCGATTCCGTGGATTTCATGTTATCGTTTGAGAGGTTGGAGTTTTTGGAGACTTGAAAGGCCAGCTGATAGTGCTTGGTACTGAAAAGGAAACTCTTAAAATTGAGAGAGTTTATCAGGGGTGTGATTGAGAATAGTTAAGTGATTGGAATGGCGAATCCATTAGCCTCTGGTGAGATTGCAAGCATTTCCAGTCGGAGTTTTGACCGAGTTTGGGGAGAACACGGTTGCACCTGCCACTTCTTGGCTTTGCTTTGACTGAGTTTTGAGCACCCACTGTCCTCAAATGATGCCCAGGGCTTTCCCCAGGGAAGGTGAGCCAAAGGACATTGGACTATGGATACATGGAAACGAGAAGAAACGAAGTATAGAGTAGCATCCTGAAGAAACCAAGTATAGAGCAGCATAAAATTCTGGCcaagtaaaatgaaattgaGCTGGCAGAATGCTCTTTCAAATTCAAGGAGGAACTACACATACAATGGTCATACTAGGATCCGCTCCCAACATGAAAACATACCTGGGGTTTGATTTTTCCCCGCTTAATACAAACACAAGATAAATCACACCACTAGAAACACTTCTTTTCTCCCAATGCTCTCTCATCCACTTAAAAAGGAGGAGGACTGGGGCTTGAAATTCACCATAGGCCTCAAATTGCAGAGCCTGGGAATTTTCAAACTCACCTATCTAAGGATTGACTAATTTACAGAAGTTcataaaccaaattaaattaagcACTAATTTGCCTTGAGCAACAAACACCCTTGCCACAGCCTCCCAGTTTGAAAGACTGCAGCATCTTACCTATCCAACTAAACAACCTTTTGCTGTACTCGTAGTCTCTCGTACTATTGTTCTTCCTTGCTTTTCTTGCAGGTAATGTGTTGTTAAATTATTAGTTGCAGTATAAATAAGGGACCTTGTTCTTCACGTAATTAACCCCTCCAATTGGTAGGGGCACAAACAGCTTCGACTGACAACTTCTTCATTACATTTGGACATGGATCTTGGCCAAAGTTACTGTTGGATATGGTAACGGCACATCTCTGCTTCCCTATACATTTCTGTGAAAAAAGAAACGAACACGATGAAAAACATTATGCAAGGATGCTTAGAGATTATAAAACAAGAGTAGTGTTACATACCTTCTCTAGGATGGCATAAGAGGTAGAAGCATGGCAAGCTCCTTGCTGATAACTTCCACAAGTTCCTAAAGGAGTTCCAAAGCTTGCAAATTTTATGGAAGTGATGGATTGGCCTACACTACACCGAAGGTGAACCTTGGGGCTGTGGAACTCTTCAGCTCTTCCATAGCTTTCAATTTGCCAGTTCTTAATAGTTGGGTGGAATTCAGAGACCTCAGCACAAACACTGGCCAGTGATCTCTTCACAAGAGAAATTCTTGAAGGATCCCCTCCAAGTTCCTCAAAAACAACCAAGAGATTATTGGTTGGCTTCAACCAAGACCGAGGAACATGGTACCTGGAAAATGAAGCTTGTCAGAGCCAATAAACAGgctgtttttcaaataatttttctttttggaggGGGCTGGGGGGGGCTTAGGTTTTTTGAGTTCTATGAATATTTCAGCATGTCTCCGTAGTTGAAGCAGAATTTACCATTTTTGAGTGGGCTGGCCACACCCAAGCTGACATTTTGTAGGACGGAATGTTCCAGCATAACTGCATCCATTGCAATTACCACTAGCATATGCAGTCCAGTATCTTCCTACGCTTTGCCCATTGATCCATATTTGACCCTTTCCCATACCTTCCATGTCCAAAGCCAACGGCTCATCTCCTTCAGGTGCATTGAAATATGCCTGTAAAGTTTATAGAGTAAGTCAAATTCTCCAAACAAATGACCCGTTTTCTGCAGCAACCTAAGTTGCACTCCCCTTATATTTATACCTTATGCCATGTCAATGGCTGAGGTCTTTGTGCAGCTAAAGATGATTGCATCCACTCAACAGAGGTAACACTATCTGGAGAGAGAAGATTCATGGCTTCTCCTTTCAGACCAACCTGTTGTAAAGAAAGCAGTTAGGGAATAGttcattaaattaacaataaatttatgagTGTTAAGCAGTCAGGAGTACTCAACCTGGTAGGTCCATTTTTGCCAAGACAAGTCCCATTTTCCCTGGTCAAGTCCATGCAGTGCAACTGGACCAAGGATACCAGTGTTCCAGGACTCATAGTGTCCACCCACATTCTTCATtgacaacaaacaaaaacattatcaGTAACTTAATAATCAGAAGGCATCGTGTCACTGGTTCACTACCCAGATTAAAGATCAATAATATCCTAGTCACAGGGTTTTCAACATCCCAGGTAATAATCTTGAAAACTTGGTGTAGTGCATATTGATAGGAATGTGCTCTGACCTAAAGTATATAGGCTTAtgcaattcaataaaaaagtacaaaaagaaCACTCATGTTTCATGATAGGCTAAGCCTTTAATGGATtttgttgattgattttttatgttccCTTAGAAGAGAGCAATATAGTGAGTGGGCAAAGGAATCCCAGCTTCAAACAAGCATTTGTCAACAGCTCTGTTAAATTTCAGCAACTGTTCATCAAATAGACAATTTCAGCTTTTTGAATTTATGTCCCGCTCCTAGTCTTAACACTgcataaaacactaaaatatacaCAAAAGTGGACCAGTGAAACTAACCGGCAATCCAACAGCAACACTCAGTAACGCAATTCTGTTTGTCCCAGGACGCAGATTGACCTTCCCAGTATAAGTAAACCTCCTATTTTCTCTCGTCCCAAAAGCAGAACCTATATGATGCATATTTAACTGAGTAATTGCTAATCAGCTAAAAGACAATCTGTGAATGATGCAATTTATGCACATACCTGAAAGCTGTCCATTAATAAAGATATGCACAGCATGGCCTGTTGATTGAACAATGAGAGTTGGGAGTTTCCCTCCATGCAGGAATGATTCGGATGATCCAATATCAACACTGTAGGAATACGTTGAAATGTGCAAGTTTGATTATAACATCCAACTATGAAACGTCTACATCTTAAGGTCCCTGGGGGGCACATATTGAGGATCGCAGAGGAACTTAATACAACCAGCTGTCTTACCTAGTCATGTACCACAGATAGTCACTGGCATCCCTTGTGACATTTATCTGCTCCAAGAGACCAGCAGTTGTGAATGTTGAGCTGTCATCCAGAGAAGAAATATCCTCATTGTAACTCTCCCATGAAAATATCCCATTTGTTGGCAACATTTCCATTTGAGATGTTTGAACTCCAACCTAAAAAAAGACCATCGTATTTAGTTTTCTCACACCTACTTTATGCTATATATctgaagatgtttttttttgttttggtaggAGGGATGGTAGATTGTCCCCCTGGAAATTGTTTATAACAAATTAGGAGGAAATTCCTTACCTTAGCAGTATTAAAGACCACATTTCTGCAGTCAGGAAGGATGCTGATGGACCAAGGAGGCAAGTTATAGTGCATGTTGTTAAACAACACTCTTGCAGCAGATTTTGTATCATAGTTTGCAAGAAAAGCTGCACAATCGCCTGATTCTGTAGAGTAAACATGAACCTGCAAATACCAAATATTGACGGAAATCAATACACAGTACCAGATAACAGAACTTCCAGAGCAAGAGCAGTCTCAGGAGAGAAAAGGAAACCTGTTGATAGGTTCCTAATTGAGTGACAATGGGATCGACTGAAATTAAAGCTCGCTCGCACATCTTAATGGATCTATGAAGCTCCTTTAGATGGCCATACTTTGGTTGCCTGATCAAACCTATCAAATTTACGAAGTCAAAGTGGTTAGGAATCCATGATGGAAGCTAATGTGCTTAAAGACTATCAACATGATACAATTTTATTCCTAAagcttggatttttttcaagtcaagTTATATTGTTGTGGAGTATGGATGAAGGGTTGATGAGTCCCCAACCCTTTGAATGTAACCGTATCACTCAAATCCTTACCATATTCATCTATTGGAGCATCGTAGTCATAGCTGGTGGTAATGAAAGGCCCTCCAGCACTGCGACCAAAGTTGGTCCCTCCATGGAACTGTTTCACAGAACACATAGGAAATCAGTCTCTCGAGAACAGAATTTACAATCCAGCAATTCTATGTACTTGGAGTGGcttaagaaaaaggaaatgacCATGTAGTAATTAATGAAGGATCCTCCTTTCTGTATGAATTTAGCAACTGCAAATGCCAAATCTTGAACAGGACGCTGGTGAATTGTACCACCAAAATCTGAGAACCTTCACGGTATAATTGAGAGGAAGAAAATTAGGTGAAATGCCAATCCATAGTAAATTGTGAATCTGATATAGCAAAGCTAAAAGAAGCAATGTGCATACCATCCACTCCAGGCCTCTGTCCAAATTGTAGGCTTGTAAGGTTTGTTAGGAGCAAACGAATCACAGTAAAAACCATTGCATGTGTTTATCTGTCGGTGGAAAATGCAGACTTGTGAATTTTTGTAGGAGTATCAACTCAGAGTGAGAATAAAATGAGAACTAAACCAAGATCTTCTGTTAGGCAAGTGCCAGGCTACTTACCACTGGATCCGGGGCATCATCTTCCTTGCACATCACCCAGGGAACTCCAGTTCCTGTTTTTATGGCCATATTTGCAGCCCATGTCATATAATTATAACCAGCAGCACCAAATAACTTACTTTGTACGCCATACTCATTCTCAATCTGCAGAGCCATGGGAAgcagaaaatgaaaaacaaaggatAAGAAACAGTGCAATGTACTACATGTCgaagagtaaaaaatatatagcatttTACAagatttcttccttttttttctttttaaaccataaaatcATTAGCAATTTGATGTCATTTCAACACATCGAAGAGTGTAGTTGCATAATTTGGCAACAAAAAATGAGACAAGAagccaaaaatgaaaaaattaaaaaaagccaAAGAGGCAAAGAACACAAACCTGTGAGAGTATAATGGGGCCACCCTGGGATTCAAACAAATTTTCAGCCTTCATTAATCCGACAATCTTCTCAGTGAACCCTTGCATTGCCCTCTGCAACAGTTTATGAGCACAAGATTTGCTTAGTGTTCCCTAATTCTGCTTTTACTTGCCATAAATCTTGATTCACAGTACCCaaactacataaaaaaagaggagacAAAAACCTTGAAAGGCTCGTTGTCTGTTCTAAAGCTGATGCCTGGAACATACTTTAGCCAAACAGGAAACCCTCTGCATATAACGCATTAGTGAATttagcaaaaaagaaaattgtattCACAAATTAGCACCTACATTGGACAAAAGAAACCGAAAAGCCTTCAAATTGCAGAGCAACCACAATGGGAGAAGAATCAGCTAGATccagagaaagagaagaagtgGTAAGTACCCAAAATTCCATTCTGCACAAACATAAGGTCCAATGCGGAGATGGGCATAGAGGCCAGCTCTCTGTATTGTCTTCATGAACCTCACAATATCATATCTCCCTTCGAAGTGGTACTGTAACAATCCACACGTCCAaacaatgcaagaaaataaatcaagagaAACCAAAGCAAAAACCACAGAAATAAAACCAGGAGGAGTAAAAAGGTAAGTACATTTCCAGGAGTAGGCTCATGCACATTCCAAAACACATATGTCTCAATCACATCAATCCCTCCATCTTTTGCCTTCTGTATCAGATCTTCCCACATCTACCACAGCCCAACATTTTCCAAGAAAATTAGACACCCatcaaaaacacaaagcaaaTTACGCAAAAACACTacgaaacaaaagaagaaatcaaaaggATTAGCTTACATCAGGAGTGCTTCTTGGGTAGTGAATAGAACCAGAGAAAAGAATTCTTCTTTGGCCATTAATCATGATTGCCTTTCTATCATAAGTCACACTACACTGGATCAACTCAGAACATCCCAAAAACACAACCCAAAATACCAAACTACACAACTTGTAAGCTGAGTTAGTTCCCATTTTTCTTGTTTCCCTTCACCTTCCTCCTCTATCCACCTCAGTAGCCAAAGAATGAAAgcagaaagagagagggagagagagagaagagaaggggaaaGGTTTCTATTGTTGTGGTCTACTTGGTCTA
This Populus alba chromosome 7, ASM523922v2, whole genome shotgun sequence DNA region includes the following protein-coding sequences:
- the LOC118063093 gene encoding beta-galactosidase 3 is translated as MGTNSAYKLCSLVFWVVFLGCSELIQCSVTYDRKAIMINGQRRILFSGSIHYPRSTPDMWEDLIQKAKDGGIDVIETYVFWNVHEPTPGNYHFEGRYDIVRFMKTIQRAGLYAHLRIGPYVCAEWNFGGFPVWLKYVPGISFRTDNEPFKRAMQGFTEKIVGLMKAENLFESQGGPIILSQIENEYGVQSKLFGAAGYNYMTWAANMAIKTGTGVPWVMCKEDDAPDPVINTCNGFYCDSFAPNKPYKPTIWTEAWSGWFSDFGGTIHQRPVQDLAFAVAKFIQKGGSFINYYMFHGGTNFGRSAGGPFITTSYDYDAPIDEYGLIRQPKYGHLKELHRSIKMCERALISVDPIVTQLGTYQQVHVYSTESGDCAAFLANYDTKSAARVLFNNMHYNLPPWSISILPDCRNVVFNTAKVGVQTSQMEMLPTNGIFSWESYNEDISSLDDSSTFTTAGLLEQINVTRDASDYLWYMTSVDIGSSESFLHGGKLPTLIVQSTGHAVHIFINGQLSGSAFGTRENRRFTYTGKVNLRPGTNRIALLSVAVGLPNVGGHYESWNTGILGPVALHGLDQGKWDLSWQKWTYQVGLKGEAMNLLSPDSVTSVEWMQSSLAAQRPQPLTWHKAYFNAPEGDEPLALDMEGMGKGQIWINGQSVGRYWTAYASGNCNGCSYAGTFRPTKCQLGCGQPTQKWYHVPRSWLKPTNNLLVVFEELGGDPSRISLVKRSLASVCAEVSEFHPTIKNWQIESYGRAEEFHSPKVHLRCSVGQSITSIKFASFGTPLGTCGSYQQGACHASTSYAILEKKCIGKQRCAVTISNSNFGQDPCPNVMKKLSVEAVCAPTNWRG